A single region of the Streptomyces caelestis genome encodes:
- a CDS encoding pyridoxal phosphate-dependent aminotransferase encodes MEFRQSSKLSEVCYEIRGPVIEHANALEEAGHSVLRLNTGNPALFGFEAPEEILQDMIRMLPQAHGYTDSRGILPARRAVAQRYQTLGLEVGVDDVFLGNGVSELVSMAVQALIEDGDEILIPAPDFPLWTAVTTLAGGKAVHYLCDEQADWYPDLDDMASKITDRTKAVVIINPNNPTGAVYPKEIVEGILDLARRHGLMVFADEIYDQILYDDAVHHSAAALAPDLVVLTFCGLSKTYRVAGFRSGWLVVTGPRQHAKDYLEGLTMLASMRLCANAPAQYAIQAALGGRQSIRDLTLPGGRLREQRDVAWQKLNEIPGVTCVKPKGALYAFPRLDPKVHRIHDDEKFVLDLLLREKIQVVQGTGFNWPAPDHFRILTLPHADDLEAAIGRIGRFLGGYRQ; translated from the coding sequence ATGGAGTTCCGGCAGTCGAGCAAGCTGAGCGAGGTCTGTTACGAGATCCGCGGCCCGGTGATAGAGCACGCCAACGCGCTGGAGGAGGCCGGTCACAGCGTGCTGCGCCTGAACACCGGCAACCCCGCGCTCTTCGGGTTCGAGGCGCCGGAGGAGATCCTCCAGGACATGATCCGGATGCTGCCGCAGGCGCACGGCTACACCGACTCGCGCGGCATCCTCCCCGCCCGCCGCGCGGTCGCCCAGCGCTACCAGACACTGGGCCTGGAGGTCGGTGTCGACGACGTCTTCCTCGGCAACGGCGTGTCCGAACTGGTGTCGATGGCGGTCCAGGCACTGATCGAGGACGGCGACGAGATCCTCATCCCCGCCCCGGACTTCCCCCTCTGGACGGCCGTGACGACCCTCGCGGGCGGCAAGGCGGTCCACTACCTCTGCGACGAGCAGGCCGACTGGTACCCGGACCTGGACGACATGGCCTCGAAGATCACGGACCGCACGAAGGCCGTGGTCATCATCAACCCCAACAACCCCACCGGCGCCGTCTACCCGAAGGAGATCGTCGAGGGCATCCTCGACCTCGCCCGGCGGCACGGCCTGATGGTGTTCGCCGACGAGATCTACGACCAGATCCTCTACGACGACGCCGTGCACCACTCGGCCGCCGCGCTCGCCCCCGACCTGGTGGTGCTCACCTTCTGCGGCCTGTCGAAGACGTACCGCGTGGCGGGCTTCCGCTCCGGCTGGCTGGTGGTCACGGGTCCGAGGCAGCACGCGAAGGACTACCTGGAGGGCCTCACGATGCTGGCCTCCATGCGGCTGTGCGCCAACGCGCCCGCCCAGTACGCCATCCAGGCCGCGCTCGGCGGCCGGCAGTCCATCCGCGACCTCACCCTGCCGGGCGGCCGCCTGCGCGAACAGCGCGACGTGGCCTGGCAGAAGCTCAACGAGATCCCCGGCGTGACGTGCGTGAAGCCGAAGGGGGCGTTGTACGCGTTCCCGCGTCTCGACCCCAAGGTGCACAGGATCCACGACGACGAGAAGTTCGTCCTGGACCTGCTGCTGCGGGAGAAGATCCAGGTGGTGCAGGGCACGGGCTTCAACTGGCCGGCCCCGGATCACTTCCGCATCCTGACCCTGCCGCACGCGGACGACCTGGAGGCGGCGATCGGGCGGATCGGGCGGTTCCTCGGCGGGTACCGGCAGTAG
- a CDS encoding IucA/IucC family protein, with protein sequence MERVDLMPPPDGDDSAHGASAQGASAPGESAQDDPVTGPLAERADAYAAVPLLNCLLREVAEPVEPGVYRLRTSGRLLRVRGRRRPTGPEVHADGAWHPLTHAELVKLTAEELRRRTGLSNSELPAEMIDSRDAVAALLAARARAVPPDDPYLRSEQCLLTGHTHHPAPKARGGGPAAGWLPYAPEAYARFPLTLLGLREDTVVEEGDTSALDALGTAPPGYRLLPAHPWQLELAGPELAGAFADGRLVRLGTTAFDTWPTAAIRTLYAPGPDLFLKFSLDVRITNDIRRLWRHDLLALRRTDAAVRAAFETYEGPPAWLSDRGYRTADFAFEALAVLVRDGFGGRLLPGATPLLAAGLVEGFDGNPLDGAADPEAWWAAYLAQVVPPALTAFARHGVVIEAHLQNTLVAVDTGGTPVQALYRDAEGVKLLPRVSREAGWERLVYCLVVNHLGEVAGALAERHPGFDPWPAARRELARHDLPEIPALLASATLPGKTNLLLRWTGADGADARYLPLPNPLRGT encoded by the coding sequence GTGGAACGCGTGGACCTCATGCCCCCGCCCGACGGCGACGACTCCGCCCACGGCGCATCCGCCCAGGGTGCGTCGGCCCCCGGCGAGTCCGCCCAGGACGACCCGGTCACCGGCCCTCTCGCCGAACGGGCCGACGCGTACGCCGCCGTGCCGCTGCTGAACTGCCTGCTGCGGGAGGTGGCCGAGCCCGTCGAGCCGGGCGTGTACCGGCTGCGGACCAGCGGCCGTCTGCTGCGGGTGCGGGGCCGGCGCCGGCCCACCGGACCCGAGGTGCACGCGGACGGCGCCTGGCACCCCCTCACCCACGCCGAACTGGTCAAGCTCACTGCCGAGGAACTCCGCCGCCGAACCGGCCTGTCCAACTCCGAACTGCCCGCCGAGATGATCGACAGCCGGGACGCCGTCGCCGCGCTGCTGGCCGCCCGCGCCCGGGCGGTCCCGCCCGACGACCCCTATCTGCGCTCCGAGCAGTGCCTCCTCACCGGCCACACCCACCACCCGGCCCCCAAGGCGCGCGGCGGCGGCCCCGCCGCCGGCTGGCTGCCGTACGCGCCCGAGGCGTACGCCCGCTTCCCGCTGACCCTGCTCGGGCTGCGCGAGGACACCGTCGTCGAGGAGGGCGACACCTCGGCCCTCGACGCCCTCGGCACGGCCCCGCCCGGCTACCGGCTGCTGCCCGCCCACCCCTGGCAGCTCGAACTGGCCGGTCCGGAGCTCGCCGGCGCCTTCGCGGACGGCAGACTCGTCAGGCTCGGCACGACCGCCTTCGACACCTGGCCGACGGCCGCGATCCGCACGCTCTACGCACCCGGGCCCGACCTCTTCCTGAAGTTCAGCCTGGACGTGCGCATCACCAACGACATCCGCCGGCTGTGGCGCCACGACCTGCTCGCCCTGCGCCGGACCGACGCGGCCGTCCGCGCCGCCTTCGAGACGTACGAAGGCCCCCCGGCCTGGCTCAGCGACCGCGGGTACCGCACCGCCGACTTCGCCTTCGAGGCCCTGGCCGTCCTCGTCCGGGACGGCTTCGGCGGCCGTCTCCTGCCCGGCGCGACCCCGCTGCTCGCCGCCGGTCTCGTCGAGGGCTTCGACGGCAACCCGCTCGACGGGGCCGCCGATCCCGAGGCCTGGTGGGCGGCGTACCTGGCGCAGGTGGTGCCCCCGGCCCTGACGGCCTTCGCCCGGCACGGTGTCGTCATCGAGGCGCACCTCCAGAACACCCTGGTCGCCGTGGACACCGGCGGCACGCCTGTGCAGGCGCTGTACCGGGACGCCGAGGGCGTGAAACTCCTGCCGCGGGTGTCGCGGGAGGCGGGCTGGGAGCGGCTCGTGTACTGCCTGGTCGTCAACCACCTCGGCGAGGTCGCCGGCGCCCTCGCGGAACGCCACCCCGGTTTCGACCCCTGGCCCGCCGCCCGCCGCGAACTCGCCCGCCACGACCTTCCGGAGATCCCCGCCCTGCTCGCCTCTGCCACCCTCCCCGGCAAGACGAACCTGCTGCTCCGCTGGACGGGGGCGGACGGCGCGGACGCGCGCTACCTGCCGCTGCCCAACCCGCTGCGCGGCACCTGA
- the cbiE gene encoding precorrin-6y C5,15-methyltransferase (decarboxylating) subunit CbiE, with protein MTPAASAPTAAVTVVGLGADGWAGLPDASRTALREAEVLIGGPRQLDLLPPECTGQRVAWPSPLRPAVPGLLAAHAGRRIAVLASGDPMFYGIGRALAEETGALRVLPHPSSVSYAAARLGWPLEDVQVVTLVGRPAARLAAALHHGRRLLVLSADATTPGEVAALLRDRGFGPSRMRVLEQLGGEEERTTGEVTADDWPGAEQPGDPLNIVAVECRRAPHALRLGAVPGLPDEAYEHDGQLTKRHIRAATLGVLAPAPGELLWDIGGGSGSIAVEWMRTHPACRAVTVERDPARAERITRNADRLGVPGLRVVTGAAPAVLTELPPPDAVFVGGGLTAPGLLDACWEALPGGGRLVANTVTLESEALLADAHRRHGGELVRLAVAHAVPVGGFTGWRQAMPVTQWAVRKTLDTSSGADR; from the coding sequence GTGACCCCCGCAGCTTCCGCACCGACCGCCGCCGTGACCGTCGTCGGGCTCGGGGCCGACGGCTGGGCGGGACTGCCCGACGCCTCCCGCACCGCACTGCGCGAGGCCGAGGTCCTGATCGGCGGACCCCGCCAGCTGGATCTGCTGCCGCCGGAGTGCACCGGGCAGCGTGTCGCCTGGCCCTCGCCGCTGCGCCCCGCCGTCCCCGGCCTGCTCGCCGCGCACGCCGGCCGCCGGATCGCCGTACTGGCCAGCGGGGACCCCATGTTCTACGGCATCGGCCGCGCCCTCGCCGAGGAGACCGGCGCCCTGCGCGTCCTGCCGCACCCCTCCTCCGTCTCCTACGCCGCCGCCCGGCTCGGCTGGCCGCTGGAGGACGTGCAGGTCGTCACGCTCGTCGGCCGGCCCGCCGCCCGTCTGGCCGCCGCCCTGCACCACGGCCGGCGCCTCCTCGTGCTCAGCGCGGACGCCACCACCCCCGGCGAGGTCGCCGCCCTGCTGCGGGACCGGGGCTTCGGGCCCAGCCGGATGCGCGTCCTCGAACAGCTCGGCGGCGAGGAGGAACGCACGACCGGCGAGGTCACCGCCGACGACTGGCCAGGGGCGGAGCAGCCCGGTGATCCGCTGAACATCGTGGCCGTGGAGTGCCGCCGCGCCCCGCACGCCCTGCGGCTCGGCGCCGTGCCCGGGCTCCCCGACGAGGCGTACGAGCACGACGGGCAGCTCACCAAGCGGCACATCCGCGCCGCCACACTCGGCGTGCTCGCCCCCGCACCCGGCGAACTGCTGTGGGACATCGGCGGCGGCTCCGGCTCGATCGCCGTCGAGTGGATGCGCACCCACCCCGCGTGCCGCGCGGTCACCGTGGAGCGGGACCCGGCGCGCGCCGAACGGATCACCCGCAACGCCGACCGGCTCGGCGTGCCCGGACTGCGCGTCGTCACCGGCGCCGCGCCCGCCGTCCTCACCGAACTCCCGCCGCCCGACGCCGTGTTCGTCGGCGGCGGTCTCACCGCGCCCGGCCTCCTCGACGCGTGCTGGGAGGCGCTGCCCGGCGGCGGGCGGCTGGTCGCCAACACCGTGACGCTGGAGTCCGAGGCGCTGCTCGCCGACGCCCACCGGCGTCACGGCGGCGAACTGGTGCGGCTCGCGGTGGCGCACGCCGTGCCGGTGGGAGGTTTCACCGGGTGGCGGCAGGCGATGCCGGTGACCCAGTGGGCCGTACGGAAAACGCTCGACACCTCTTCGGGAGCAGACAGATGA
- a CDS encoding cobalt-precorrin-6A reductase gives MRVLILGGTTEARRLAELLHDTPGLTLTSSLAGRVASPRMPPGEVRIGGFGGAEGLAAWLREHRVDVLIDATHPFAGTISFHAARAAATAHVALLALRRPGWVPVAGDDWHDAGSLEEAARLLPALGRRVFLTTGRMGLAAFAALDDLWFLVRSVDAPEAPRPARMEVLLDRGPFTLDGERELLRRHRVDVVVTKDSGGAATAPKLTAAREAGLPVLVVRRPPVPEGVPVVTGPEEAARWVGELSHGRGFPAGG, from the coding sequence ATGCGCGTACTGATTCTCGGCGGCACCACGGAAGCCCGCCGTCTTGCCGAACTGCTCCACGACACGCCCGGCCTGACCCTGACCAGTTCCCTCGCCGGGCGGGTGGCCAGCCCCCGCATGCCGCCGGGCGAGGTCCGGATCGGCGGCTTCGGCGGGGCGGAGGGGCTCGCCGCGTGGCTGCGCGAGCACCGGGTGGACGTGCTCATCGACGCCACCCACCCTTTCGCCGGGACGATCAGTTTCCACGCGGCGCGGGCCGCCGCCACCGCCCATGTTGCCCTGCTCGCCCTGCGGCGCCCCGGCTGGGTCCCCGTCGCGGGCGACGACTGGCACGACGCCGGCTCCCTGGAGGAGGCCGCGCGGCTGCTGCCCGCGCTCGGCCGGCGCGTGTTCCTCACGACCGGGCGGATGGGCCTGGCCGCGTTCGCCGCGCTGGACGACCTGTGGTTCCTGGTCCGGTCCGTGGACGCGCCCGAGGCCCCGCGCCCGGCCCGCATGGAGGTGCTGCTCGACCGCGGCCCCTTCACGCTCGACGGCGAACGCGAACTGCTGCGCCGGCACCGCGTCGACGTCGTGGTGACCAAGGACAGCGGCGGAGCGGCCACCGCCCCGAAGCTGACCGCTGCCCGGGAGGCCGGACTCCCGGTCCTCGTGGTCCGCCGCCCCCCGGTCCCCGAGGGGGTCCCGGTCGTGACCGGGCCGGAGGAGGCGGCCCGGTGGGTCGGGGAGTTGTCCCACGGACGCGGCTTCCCCGCCGGCGGCTGA
- the cobM gene encoding precorrin-4 C(11)-methyltransferase: MTVYFIGAGPGAADLITVRGARTLAACRVCLYAGSLVPRELLAECPPDARLVDTAQLDLDQITAELLRAHEEGHDVARLHSGDPAVFSAVAEQMRRLDAAGVPYEVVPGVPAFAAAAASLKRELTVPTVGQTVILTRVANRATAMPEGEDLATLGRSGALIVLHLAAKYVDRVVAELLPHYGADCPAAVVAYASRPDELIIRGTLDEIAGKTKEAGVLRTAVIMVGRTLGAEQFRDSHLYSPERERHVC; the protein is encoded by the coding sequence ATGACCGTGTACTTCATCGGTGCCGGGCCCGGTGCCGCCGACCTGATCACCGTGCGCGGCGCCCGCACGCTCGCCGCCTGCCGGGTCTGTCTGTACGCGGGCAGCCTGGTCCCGCGCGAACTGCTCGCCGAATGCCCGCCGGACGCCCGGCTGGTGGACACCGCGCAGCTCGACCTGGACCAGATCACCGCCGAGTTGCTGCGCGCCCACGAGGAGGGGCACGACGTGGCCCGGCTGCACTCCGGGGACCCCGCCGTGTTCAGCGCGGTCGCCGAGCAGATGCGGCGGCTGGACGCGGCCGGGGTGCCCTACGAGGTCGTCCCGGGCGTCCCCGCCTTCGCCGCCGCGGCCGCTTCCCTGAAGCGGGAGCTGACCGTACCGACCGTCGGCCAGACCGTGATCCTCACCCGCGTCGCCAACCGGGCCACCGCCATGCCCGAGGGAGAGGACCTGGCCACCCTCGGCCGCAGCGGTGCGCTGATCGTGCTGCACCTGGCCGCCAAGTACGTGGACCGTGTGGTCGCCGAACTCCTCCCGCACTACGGCGCCGACTGCCCCGCCGCGGTCGTCGCCTACGCCTCCCGCCCGGACGAACTGATCATCCGCGGCACCCTCGACGAGATCGCGGGGAAGACGAAGGAGGCCGGTGTGCTGCGCACGGCCGTGATCATGGTGGGGCGGACGCTCGGGGCGGAACAGTTCCGGGACAGCCACCTGTACTCGCCGGAGCGGGAACGCCACGTGTGCTGA
- a CDS encoding VWA domain-containing protein: MITRKRPVAAVCALLAALTAGLAFPAGAVAGEPTGQDAPKVDLVLDVSGSMRARDIDGQSRMAAAKQAFNEVLDATPEEVELGIRTLGADYPGDDRKTGCKDTAQLYPVGPLDRTEAKAAVATLTPTGWTPIGPALLKAADDLDGGDGSKRIVLISDGEDTCAPLDPCEVAREIAAKGIGLTIDTLGLVPTAKLSRQLSCIAEATGGTYTSVEHQDELTDRVNELVDRAADPVVTPVPVEGATECTGAPALKSGLYTDREEFGQQRWYRVDVLPGQELRASVSVAADRAVNPGYGVLLRAVTAHGREIVRGEAAGNGRTDVISTGLRYPEPERDDTDGDKPAAERVCLAVTHSFSAASGVKTTPGLPLELTVDVVDGPSQAGDVASFGLGRGWWLLGALILTGFLAGLVWGWLSRWRVAVWRTN; encoded by the coding sequence ATGATCACAAGAAAACGGCCGGTGGCAGCGGTCTGTGCCCTGCTCGCCGCGTTGACGGCCGGGCTCGCCTTCCCGGCCGGAGCGGTCGCCGGTGAACCCACGGGCCAGGACGCCCCCAAGGTCGACCTCGTCCTCGACGTGAGCGGTTCGATGCGGGCCCGGGACATCGACGGACAGTCGCGGATGGCCGCCGCGAAGCAGGCGTTCAACGAGGTGCTGGACGCGACGCCCGAGGAGGTCGAACTCGGCATCCGTACCCTGGGCGCCGACTACCCCGGCGACGACCGCAAGACGGGCTGCAAGGACACCGCGCAGCTCTACCCGGTCGGCCCGCTGGACCGCACCGAGGCCAAGGCGGCCGTCGCCACGCTCACCCCGACCGGCTGGACGCCGATCGGCCCGGCCCTGCTGAAGGCGGCCGACGACCTGGACGGCGGCGACGGCTCCAAGCGCATCGTGCTGATCAGCGACGGCGAGGACACCTGCGCCCCGCTCGACCCGTGCGAGGTCGCCCGCGAGATCGCCGCCAAGGGCATCGGCCTGACCATCGACACGCTGGGCCTGGTGCCGACCGCCAAGCTGAGCCGGCAGCTCAGCTGCATCGCCGAGGCCACCGGCGGCACCTACACCTCCGTGGAGCACCAGGACGAACTCACCGACCGGGTCAACGAGTTGGTGGACCGGGCGGCCGATCCGGTGGTGACGCCGGTGCCGGTGGAGGGCGCCACCGAGTGCACCGGGGCACCGGCGCTGAAGTCCGGGCTGTACACGGACCGGGAGGAGTTCGGGCAGCAGCGCTGGTACCGGGTGGACGTGCTGCCGGGCCAGGAGCTGCGGGCCTCGGTGAGCGTGGCGGCCGACCGGGCCGTGAACCCCGGCTACGGGGTACTGCTGCGGGCGGTCACGGCGCACGGCCGGGAGATCGTGCGCGGCGAGGCGGCGGGCAACGGCCGTACGGATGTGATCTCGACGGGGCTCAGATACCCCGAGCCCGAGCGTGACGACACCGACGGCGACAAGCCGGCCGCGGAGCGGGTGTGCCTGGCGGTCACCCACTCCTTCTCGGCGGCCTCCGGGGTGAAGACCACGCCCGGGCTGCCGCTGGAGCTGACCGTCGACGTCGTGGACGGTCCGAGCCAGGCGGGCGACGTGGCCTCCTTCGGCCTCGGCCGCGGCTGGTGGCTGCTCGGCGCGCTGATTCTCACCGGCTTCCTCGCCGGTCTCGTCTGGGGCTGGCTCTCGCGCTGGCGGGTCGCGGTCTGGAGGACCAACTGA
- a CDS encoding cobalt-precorrin-5B (C(1))-methyltransferase — protein sequence MSSEVKGGRRAQLEHTGLRPGWTTGACATAATTAAYTALLTGAFPDPVTISLPKGQTPSFALAVEELGDGHATAGVVKDAGDDPDVTHGALVRVTVRRLPAGSGVVFKAGPGVGTVTRPGLPLPVGEPAVNPVPRQMMREHVAEVAARHGGSGDIEITVSVDHGEEIARSTWNPRLGILGGLSILGTTGIVVPYSCSAWIDSIRRGVDVARAAGRTHVAGCTGSTSEKTVVAEYGLPEDALLDMGDFAGAVLKYIRRHPVGRLTICGGFAKLSKLAAGHLDLHSARSQVDKGFLAGLARRGGADEALAAQVADANTGLAALQSCLAAGVPLGDLVATTARDEALAVLRGAPVVVDVICIDRAGTVVGRSAPA from the coding sequence ATGAGCAGCGAAGTGAAGGGCGGCCGCAGGGCCCAGCTGGAGCACACCGGCCTGCGGCCCGGCTGGACCACCGGCGCCTGTGCGACGGCGGCCACGACGGCGGCGTACACCGCCCTGCTGACCGGCGCGTTTCCCGACCCCGTGACGATCAGCCTGCCGAAGGGGCAGACGCCGTCGTTCGCACTGGCCGTCGAGGAACTGGGCGACGGGCACGCGACGGCGGGGGTCGTGAAGGACGCCGGAGACGACCCGGACGTCACGCACGGCGCGCTGGTCCGGGTCACGGTACGGCGGCTGCCTGCCGGGTCCGGGGTCGTGTTCAAGGCGGGCCCGGGGGTCGGCACCGTCACCCGTCCCGGCCTGCCCCTGCCCGTCGGCGAACCGGCCGTCAACCCGGTCCCCCGCCAGATGATGCGCGAGCACGTCGCCGAGGTCGCCGCCCGGCACGGCGGCTCGGGCGATATCGAGATCACCGTCTCCGTCGACCACGGCGAGGAGATCGCCCGCTCCACCTGGAACCCCCGGCTCGGCATCCTGGGCGGCCTGTCCATCCTGGGCACGACCGGCATCGTCGTCCCGTACTCCTGCTCGGCGTGGATCGACTCCATCCGGCGGGGCGTGGACGTCGCGCGGGCGGCGGGGCGCACCCATGTCGCCGGGTGCACCGGGTCGACGTCGGAGAAGACGGTCGTGGCCGAGTACGGGCTGCCCGAGGACGCCCTGCTCGACATGGGCGACTTCGCGGGCGCCGTGCTGAAGTACATCCGCCGCCACCCCGTCGGCCGCCTGACGATCTGCGGCGGCTTCGCCAAGCTCTCCAAGCTCGCCGCCGGGCACCTCGACCTGCACTCGGCCCGTTCCCAGGTCGACAAGGGCTTCCTCGCCGGGCTGGCCAGGCGCGGCGGCGCGGACGAGGCACTGGCCGCACAGGTGGCGGACGCGAACACCGGGCTCGCCGCGCTCCAGTCGTGCCTGGCCGCCGGGGTGCCGCTCGGCGACCTGGTCGCCACGACCGCCCGCGACGAGGCCCTGGCCGTGCTGCGCGGGGCGCCGGTCGTGGTCGACGTGATCTGCATCGACCGGGCGGGGACGGTGGTCGGGCGCAGCGCGCCGGCCTGA
- a CDS encoding IucA/IucC family protein, with amino-acid sequence MHRSPTAEAEVTDELAVVRPGLLPRYEAELPGARAAVLSRLWRGLAHDPLPWVTRREQGRDGLTLCLSDGRRLHGPRPDPYATGAYVTVVRLDEAEYDDPARLVTDLAVPHSASFAAELGHSVASLALSRAGQEGRATDAWPGSDWEWEQRIVDGHPFHPTCRSRPGFSVAEQLAYGPEHRPVVELGLVPVRAEECLVTGVWPRELRDGERVVLPVHPWQAAHVLKRVCEERRAGHPLMALRTLALPGGPHVKTSLSARLTSSVRDISLPSVAASAVLSEFAETPAAHTDGLLHVTRTLGAAAAGSPDFAAVLREPPEAYATGGERVLPVAALATTELPRSPAWLAGFARLALTVGLRLLELGVALEAHGQNLLVILSPAGDPLRLVYRDLADIRVSPARLARHGITVPGLPARMVTDDERTLRRKLFGSLVAGALAGTAGSGPALTEALRTAVRDLPRTPDLAALRADPLPTKALTLMRLSPQTAGDQWAELPNPLA; translated from the coding sequence GTGCACCGTTCCCCCACCGCCGAGGCCGAGGTCACCGACGAACTGGCCGTCGTACGGCCCGGTCTCCTGCCGCGGTACGAGGCCGAACTGCCCGGTGCCCGGGCGGCCGTGCTGTCCCGTCTGTGGCGCGGTCTCGCCCACGATCCGCTGCCCTGGGTCACCCGCCGCGAGCAGGGCCGGGACGGGCTGACCCTGTGCCTGTCCGACGGGCGCCGACTGCACGGCCCGCGGCCGGATCCGTACGCGACCGGCGCGTACGTCACGGTCGTACGGCTCGACGAGGCGGAGTACGACGATCCGGCCCGGCTGGTGACGGACCTCGCCGTACCGCACTCCGCGTCCTTCGCCGCCGAACTCGGGCACAGCGTCGCCTCGTTGGCGCTGTCGAGGGCGGGGCAGGAGGGCCGCGCCACGGACGCGTGGCCGGGGAGCGACTGGGAGTGGGAGCAGCGGATCGTCGACGGGCATCCGTTCCACCCCACCTGCCGGTCCCGGCCCGGTTTCTCGGTGGCCGAGCAGCTCGCCTACGGGCCCGAGCACCGGCCGGTGGTGGAGCTGGGGCTGGTGCCGGTGCGGGCGGAGGAGTGCCTGGTGACGGGCGTGTGGCCGCGGGAGCTGCGGGACGGGGAGCGGGTGGTGCTGCCGGTGCACCCGTGGCAGGCGGCGCACGTGCTGAAGCGGGTGTGCGAGGAGCGGCGCGCCGGGCATCCCCTGATGGCGCTGCGGACGCTCGCGCTGCCCGGCGGGCCGCACGTCAAGACCTCGCTCAGTGCCCGGCTGACGTCGTCGGTGCGGGACATCTCGCTGCCCTCGGTCGCCGCGTCCGCGGTGCTGTCGGAGTTCGCCGAGACGCCGGCGGCGCACACCGACGGCCTGCTGCACGTGACCCGCACCCTGGGCGCGGCGGCGGCCGGCTCCCCCGACTTCGCGGCCGTCCTGCGGGAGCCGCCGGAGGCCTATGCGACGGGCGGCGAACGGGTCCTGCCGGTGGCGGCGCTCGCCACCACCGAACTCCCCCGCTCCCCCGCCTGGCTGGCCGGATTCGCGCGCCTCGCCCTCACCGTCGGCCTGCGGCTGCTGGAGCTGGGCGTGGCCCTGGAGGCGCACGGCCAGAACCTCCTGGTGATCCTGTCGCCGGCGGGCGATCCGCTGCGGCTGGTCTACCGCGACCTGGCCGACATCCGCGTCAGCCCCGCCCGTCTCGCCCGGCACGGCATCACGGTGCCCGGCCTGCCCGCCCGTATGGTCACGGACGACGAACGCACGCTGCGGCGCAAGCTGTTCGGCTCGCTGGTGGCGGGAGCGCTGGCCGGCACGGCAGGGTCGGGGCCGGCGCTCACGGAGGCGCTGCGGACGGCCGTACGGGATCTGCCCCGCACCCCGGACCTCGCGGCGCTGCGCGCGGACCCGCTGCCCACCAAGGCGCTGACGCTGATGCGGCTGTCGCCGCAGACGGCCGGGGACCAGTGGGCGGAACTGCCCAACCCGCTTGCCTGA
- a CDS encoding winged helix-turn-helix transcriptional regulator, translating to MPPRRSYDQYCSAARALDVVGDRWTLLIVRELLAGPRRYTDLHADLPGVSTDVLASRLRDMERDGLATRRRLPPPGAASVYELTGRGRELLPVLQALGEWGQAELGERRPTDAVRAHWFALPLLRLLDGEGLVEVRLEEGLFHLHAGAEEGLVYGDGPAPGEPDARLVLDTGTCTALSRGELSLARAVREGRVEVSGEGTLAKALREA from the coding sequence ATGCCACCTCGCCGAAGCTACGACCAGTACTGTTCCGCCGCCCGCGCCCTCGACGTCGTCGGCGACCGCTGGACCCTGCTGATCGTCCGGGAGCTCCTCGCCGGTCCCCGCCGCTACACCGACCTGCACGCGGACCTGCCCGGCGTCAGCACGGACGTACTCGCCTCCCGGCTCAGGGACATGGAGCGCGACGGCCTCGCCACCCGCCGCCGGCTGCCCCCGCCCGGCGCGGCCTCTGTGTACGAACTCACCGGCCGAGGACGGGAGTTGCTGCCCGTGCTCCAGGCGCTGGGGGAGTGGGGGCAGGCGGAACTCGGGGAGCGGCGGCCGACGGACGCGGTGCGGGCGCACTGGTTCGCCCTGCCGCTGCTGCGCCTGCTGGACGGGGAGGGGCTCGTCGAAGTCCGCCTGGAGGAAGGGCTGTTCCACCTGCACGCCGGTGCCGAGGAGGGGCTCGTGTACGGCGACGGGCCCGCCCCCGGGGAGCCGGACGCCCGGCTGGTCCTGGACACCGGCACGTGTACGGCGCTCAGCCGGGGGGAACTGAGCCTGGCCCGGGCCGTGCGGGAGGGCCGGGTGGAGGTGAGCGGCGAGGGCACGCTCGCCAAGGCACTGCGCGAGGCGTGA